The Mercurialis annua linkage group LG2, ddMerAnnu1.2, whole genome shotgun sequence genome contains a region encoding:
- the LOC126668577 gene encoding uncharacterized protein LOC126668577 — protein MNKVLSEEFCGGAIKWEKPQSGWTKINVDAACFNDFPFTGGAAVERDDQGHWVAAMTNTKAEKLAPVVAEAWALKEALSWIKTRSSSLISPVMFAVIVWIYLSVKVSFVYRSANMVAHALARETYSMSGRRSWFDSVPEFLRSVFISDSY, from the exons ATGAATAAGGTGTTATCAGAGGAATTCTGCGGAGGTGCTATCAAGTGGGAAAAACCTCAGTCAGGTTGGACAAAAATCAATGTTGATGCAGCTTGCTTCAACGACTTTCCTTTCACAGGTGGTGCTGCTGTCGAGCGAGATGATCAAGGACATTGGGTTGCTGCTATGACGAACACAAAGGCTGAAAAGTTGGCTCCAGTTGTCGCTGAAGCGTGGGCTTTAAAAGAGGCATTATCATGGATCAAGACCAG ATCTTCATCCCTTATCAGCCCTGTTATGTTTGCTGTGATTGTATGGATTTACTTAAGTGTTAAGGTAAGTTTTGTTTATCGCTCTGCGAATATGGTTGCTCATGCCTTAGCTAGAGAAACTTATTCTATGTCAGGTCGACGTAGTTGGTTTGATAGTGTTCCGGAGTTCTTGCGGAGCGTCTTTATTTCAGATTCTTATTAA
- the LOC126668844 gene encoding N-terminal acetyltransferase B complex auxiliary subunit NAA25 isoform X2: MLLPTACMNLKQAKYGDALEILSGKLGPLLVIEVDKLRVQGRLLAQSGDYAAGASVYQNILELCPDDWECFLHYLGCMLEDDSSWSSGADNNPVHYPKFLDCKVSHLADDVFDSRLSDASIFVQKLLVDANNGFVRCPHLAILEIERRRHLYGKANDDEIMEALMQYFYKFGHLACFTSDVEVFLLILTTEKRMEFVEKLTKCSNTLSTIPAKVLGQSITVFKIQLLVGNIDKLPVVELEGFARQMVEIFWKSIPLAKDLDPQESMHGEELLSMICNVLVQLFWRTGHFGYFMEAIMVLEFGLTIRRFVWQYKILLLHLYSHLGAVSLAYERYKSMDVKNILTETISHHILPHMLPSPLWVDSSNLLQDYLRFMDDHFRESADLTFLAYRHRNYSKVIEFVQFKERLQRSNQYLNAKVETSILQLKQRADNIEEEEGILDSLDSGIYFVELSNEIRSKNLTFNEDFQTRPWWTPAPEKNYLLGPFEGISYYPKENMTKEREENVRRVIEKKSLLPRMIYLSIQSTTVSYKENGSISESKISSELKFLLERYAKMLGYSLTDAIEVVMGASTGLKSSEAFGSDTIDWLNFSVFLNAWNLNSHELSHPDDDRGGRGIWHNVDTLLAMYILEKTRSMGSLISSPRGDLPVLVQLITEPLAWHGLVLQSCVRASLPSGKKKKKSGPTEHSTSLLCGIIQDSINSSAGIVEEVAKWIQEQINKAEDEVVDNILSSLGKKEQDEGPGQVFHLLEKFTSSIDEVQLGSRISQALNLWSPVDVARKIVIGNSTVLSEFLRICESKIKLLHKLKHQIAQV, encoded by the exons ATGTTGCTTCCCACAGCTTGCATGAACCTGAAG CAAGCAAAGTATGGCGACGCATTGGAAATCCTTTCTGGGAAATTAGGACCACTTCTAGTTATTGAAGTTGATAAACTACGCGTGCAG GGTAGGCTGCTTGCTCAGTCAGGTGACTATGCTGCTGGAGCCAGTGTTTATCAAAACATTTTAGAATTATG CCCTGACGATTGGGAGTGTTTCCTGCATTATCTAGGCTGTATGCTGGAGGATGACAGCAGCTGGAGTAGTGGAGCAGATAATAATCCAGTTCATTACCCTAAATTTTTGGACTGCAAAGTCTCTCATTTAGCAGATGATGTG TTTGATTCTCGTTTATCAGATGCGTCAATTTTTGTGCAAAAGCTACTGGTGGATGCCAATAACGGTTTTGTTAGGTGTCCACACTTGGCAATTCTTGAAATTGAAAGGAGGCGGCACTTATATGGAAAAGCTAATGATGATGAGATAATGGAGGCTCTAATGCAATATTTTTACAA GTTTGGTCACTTGGCCTGCTTCACTTCTGATGTTGAGGTGTTCCTTCTAATCTTAACTACGGAGAAAAGGATGGAATTTGTTGAGAAGCTTACAAAATGTTCCAATACCCTTTCAACAATCCCAGCTAAGGTGCTTGGGCAGTCAATAACAGTATTCAAAATACAACTGTTGGTTGGAAATATAGACAAGCTTCCAGTTGTTG AACTTGAGGGTTTTGCTAGACAAATGGTGGAGATTTTTTGGAAAAGTATTCCACTTGCGAAGGACTTGGATCCACAAGAGAGTATGCATGGAGAAGAGCTGCTATCTATGATATGCAATGTATTGGTTCAG TTATTCTGGCGGACAGGGCATTTCGGCTACTTCATGGAGGCAATTATGGTTTTGGAGTTTGGGCTGACTATCCGACG ATTTGTATGGCAATACAAAATATTATTGCTGCACTTGTACTCGCACTTAGGTGCTGTCTCATTAGCTTATGAAAG GTATAAATCAATGGACGTGAAGAATATATTAACGGAAACTATTTCACACCATATTCTTCCCCATATGTTGCCATCTCCTCTGTGGGTTGATTCAAGTAATCTGCTACAAGATTATCTGAGATTTATGGATGACCACTTCAGGGAATCTGCAGATCTTACATTTTTAGCATATCGCCATAGAAATTATTCAAAG GTAATTGAGTTTGTGCAGTTTAAAGAACGATTGCAACGATCCAATCAGTATCTAAATGCAAAAGTTGAGACATCGATATTACAGCTAAAGCAAAGAGCTGATAACATTGAAGAAGAAGAG GGAATTCTTGATAGCCTGGATTCTGGGATTTACTTTGTAGAGCTTTCAAATGAGATCAGATCAAAAAATTTAACCTTCAATGAAGATTTTCAAACACGGCCGTGGTGGACTCCGGCTCCAGAAAAGAATTATCTTTTAG GTCCATTTGAAGGAATTTCCTATTACCCTAAAGAGAACATG ACAAAAGAACGAGAAGAGAATGTGAGAAGAGTTATTGAAAAGAAGTCTCTTCTCCCTCGAATGATCTATTTGTCTATCCAAAGTACCACAGTATCGTATAAGGAGAATGGGTCTATATCTGAGTCTAAAATCTCCTCAGAGTTGAAGTTTTTGCTTGAGCGTTATGCAAAGATGCTGGGGTACTCTTTAACTGATGCAATAGAAGTGGTTATGGGAGCTTCTACTGGCCTAAAATCATCTGAG GCTTTTGGCTCAGACACGATTGACTGGCTTAACTTTTCTGTGTTCTTGAATGCCTGGAACTTGAATTCCCATGAGCTCTCACATCCTGATGACGATCGAGGGGGGCGTGGTATTTGGCATAATGTGGATACTTTACTGGCGATGTATATTTTAGAGAAGACCAGATCAATGGGGTCTCTTATTAGCTCGCCAAGGGGTGATCTTCCAGTTTTAGTTCAATTGATTACGGAACCATTGGCTTGGCATGGTCTTGTACTGCAGTCCTGTGTCCGAGCATCACTTCCTTctggaaagaagaagaagaaaagtggGCCTACAGAGCATTCAACCTCACTACTTTGCGGTATAATTCAAGATTCAATAAATTCTTCGGCGGGCATAGTTGAAGAGGTTGCAAAGTGGATACAGGAACAGATTAACAAAGCAGAGGATGAGGTTGTGGATAATATACTCTCCTCTCTTGGGAAAAAGGAACAGGATGAAGGGCCTGGTCAGGTTTTCCACCTTCTGGAGAAGTTTACCTCATCAATTGACGAGGTTCAGCTTGGCAGCCGCATCTCCCAAGCATTAAATTTATGGAGTCCTGTTGATGTTGCAAGGAAGATAGTGATAGGTAACTCTACAGTATTATCCGAGTTTCTGCGTATTTGTGAATCCAAAATCAAGTTGTTGCACAAATTGAAACATCAGATTGCTCAAGTCTGA
- the LOC126668844 gene encoding N-terminal acetyltransferase B complex auxiliary subunit NAA25 isoform X1 — MASKFGLAGGIPERRVRPIWDAIDSRQFKNALKLSTALLSKYPNLPYALALKALILERMGKSDEALSICLNAKEFLYKNDSLLVDDLTLSTMQIVFQRLDHLDLATSCYEYACSKFPNNLELMMGLFNCYVREYSFVKQQQTAIKMYKLVGEERFLLWAVCSIQLQVFCGNGGEKLLLLAEGLLKKHVASHSLHEPEALIVYISILEQQAKYGDALEILSGKLGPLLVIEVDKLRVQGRLLAQSGDYAAGASVYQNILELCPDDWECFLHYLGCMLEDDSSWSSGADNNPVHYPKFLDCKVSHLADDVFDSRLSDASIFVQKLLVDANNGFVRCPHLAILEIERRRHLYGKANDDEIMEALMQYFYKFGHLACFTSDVEVFLLILTTEKRMEFVEKLTKCSNTLSTIPAKVLGQSITVFKIQLLVGNIDKLPVVELEGFARQMVEIFWKSIPLAKDLDPQESMHGEELLSMICNVLVQLFWRTGHFGYFMEAIMVLEFGLTIRRFVWQYKILLLHLYSHLGAVSLAYERYKSMDVKNILTETISHHILPHMLPSPLWVDSSNLLQDYLRFMDDHFRESADLTFLAYRHRNYSKVIEFVQFKERLQRSNQYLNAKVETSILQLKQRADNIEEEEGILDSLDSGIYFVELSNEIRSKNLTFNEDFQTRPWWTPAPEKNYLLGPFEGISYYPKENMTKEREENVRRVIEKKSLLPRMIYLSIQSTTVSYKENGSISESKISSELKFLLERYAKMLGYSLTDAIEVVMGASTGLKSSEAFGSDTIDWLNFSVFLNAWNLNSHELSHPDDDRGGRGIWHNVDTLLAMYILEKTRSMGSLISSPRGDLPVLVQLITEPLAWHGLVLQSCVRASLPSGKKKKKSGPTEHSTSLLCGIIQDSINSSAGIVEEVAKWIQEQINKAEDEVVDNILSSLGKKEQDEGPGQVFHLLEKFTSSIDEVQLGSRISQALNLWSPVDVARKIVIGNSTVLSEFLRICESKIKLLHKLKHQIAQV, encoded by the exons ATGGCGTCAAAATTCGGTTTAGCTGGCGGCATACCGGAGCGGCGGGTTCGACCGATTTGGGATGCGATTGATTCGCGGCAGTTTAAGAACGCGCTCAAATTGTCAACTGCACTTCTTTCTAAATACCCTAATTTACCTTATGCTCTT GCACTTAAAGCATTGATTTTAGAAAGGATGGGGAAATCCGATGAAGCGTTATCAATATGTTTAAATGCGAAGGAGTTTTTGTATAAGAATGATTCCTTGTTAGTGGATGATCTTACTCTCAGTACTATGCAGATTGTTTTTCAACGACTTGACCACT TGGATTTGGCAACTAGCTGTTATGAGTATGCTTGTTCAAAATTTCCGAATAATTTGGAATTAATGATGGGGCTTTTCAACTGTTATGTACGAGAATATTCTTTCGTCAAGCAGCAGCAG ACAGCTATCAAAATGTACAAGCTTGTTGGTGAAGAAAGGTTTTTGCTTTGGGCCGTTTGTAGTATTCAGCTACAG GTATTTTGCGGGAATGGGGGAGAGAAATTGTTACTCTTAGCTGAAGGCTTACTTAAGAAGCATGTTGCTTCCCACAGCTTGCATGAACCTGAAG CTCTTATTGTCTATATCTCCATATTGGAACAGCAAGCAAAGTATGGCGACGCATTGGAAATCCTTTCTGGGAAATTAGGACCACTTCTAGTTATTGAAGTTGATAAACTACGCGTGCAG GGTAGGCTGCTTGCTCAGTCAGGTGACTATGCTGCTGGAGCCAGTGTTTATCAAAACATTTTAGAATTATG CCCTGACGATTGGGAGTGTTTCCTGCATTATCTAGGCTGTATGCTGGAGGATGACAGCAGCTGGAGTAGTGGAGCAGATAATAATCCAGTTCATTACCCTAAATTTTTGGACTGCAAAGTCTCTCATTTAGCAGATGATGTG TTTGATTCTCGTTTATCAGATGCGTCAATTTTTGTGCAAAAGCTACTGGTGGATGCCAATAACGGTTTTGTTAGGTGTCCACACTTGGCAATTCTTGAAATTGAAAGGAGGCGGCACTTATATGGAAAAGCTAATGATGATGAGATAATGGAGGCTCTAATGCAATATTTTTACAA GTTTGGTCACTTGGCCTGCTTCACTTCTGATGTTGAGGTGTTCCTTCTAATCTTAACTACGGAGAAAAGGATGGAATTTGTTGAGAAGCTTACAAAATGTTCCAATACCCTTTCAACAATCCCAGCTAAGGTGCTTGGGCAGTCAATAACAGTATTCAAAATACAACTGTTGGTTGGAAATATAGACAAGCTTCCAGTTGTTG AACTTGAGGGTTTTGCTAGACAAATGGTGGAGATTTTTTGGAAAAGTATTCCACTTGCGAAGGACTTGGATCCACAAGAGAGTATGCATGGAGAAGAGCTGCTATCTATGATATGCAATGTATTGGTTCAG TTATTCTGGCGGACAGGGCATTTCGGCTACTTCATGGAGGCAATTATGGTTTTGGAGTTTGGGCTGACTATCCGACG ATTTGTATGGCAATACAAAATATTATTGCTGCACTTGTACTCGCACTTAGGTGCTGTCTCATTAGCTTATGAAAG GTATAAATCAATGGACGTGAAGAATATATTAACGGAAACTATTTCACACCATATTCTTCCCCATATGTTGCCATCTCCTCTGTGGGTTGATTCAAGTAATCTGCTACAAGATTATCTGAGATTTATGGATGACCACTTCAGGGAATCTGCAGATCTTACATTTTTAGCATATCGCCATAGAAATTATTCAAAG GTAATTGAGTTTGTGCAGTTTAAAGAACGATTGCAACGATCCAATCAGTATCTAAATGCAAAAGTTGAGACATCGATATTACAGCTAAAGCAAAGAGCTGATAACATTGAAGAAGAAGAG GGAATTCTTGATAGCCTGGATTCTGGGATTTACTTTGTAGAGCTTTCAAATGAGATCAGATCAAAAAATTTAACCTTCAATGAAGATTTTCAAACACGGCCGTGGTGGACTCCGGCTCCAGAAAAGAATTATCTTTTAG GTCCATTTGAAGGAATTTCCTATTACCCTAAAGAGAACATG ACAAAAGAACGAGAAGAGAATGTGAGAAGAGTTATTGAAAAGAAGTCTCTTCTCCCTCGAATGATCTATTTGTCTATCCAAAGTACCACAGTATCGTATAAGGAGAATGGGTCTATATCTGAGTCTAAAATCTCCTCAGAGTTGAAGTTTTTGCTTGAGCGTTATGCAAAGATGCTGGGGTACTCTTTAACTGATGCAATAGAAGTGGTTATGGGAGCTTCTACTGGCCTAAAATCATCTGAG GCTTTTGGCTCAGACACGATTGACTGGCTTAACTTTTCTGTGTTCTTGAATGCCTGGAACTTGAATTCCCATGAGCTCTCACATCCTGATGACGATCGAGGGGGGCGTGGTATTTGGCATAATGTGGATACTTTACTGGCGATGTATATTTTAGAGAAGACCAGATCAATGGGGTCTCTTATTAGCTCGCCAAGGGGTGATCTTCCAGTTTTAGTTCAATTGATTACGGAACCATTGGCTTGGCATGGTCTTGTACTGCAGTCCTGTGTCCGAGCATCACTTCCTTctggaaagaagaagaagaaaagtggGCCTACAGAGCATTCAACCTCACTACTTTGCGGTATAATTCAAGATTCAATAAATTCTTCGGCGGGCATAGTTGAAGAGGTTGCAAAGTGGATACAGGAACAGATTAACAAAGCAGAGGATGAGGTTGTGGATAATATACTCTCCTCTCTTGGGAAAAAGGAACAGGATGAAGGGCCTGGTCAGGTTTTCCACCTTCTGGAGAAGTTTACCTCATCAATTGACGAGGTTCAGCTTGGCAGCCGCATCTCCCAAGCATTAAATTTATGGAGTCCTGTTGATGTTGCAAGGAAGATAGTGATAGGTAACTCTACAGTATTATCCGAGTTTCTGCGTATTTGTGAATCCAAAATCAAGTTGTTGCACAAATTGAAACATCAGATTGCTCAAGTCTGA